A stretch of DNA from Bacillus sp. NP157:
GCCGTCGGCGGCGCGCGGCTGCGGGTCGCTACCCAGGACCTGGCCGACACGCTGAACGGCGCCCGCGCCGCCGCCATCGCCCGGCAGGCACCGGTCACCGTCTGCCCGAGCCGCGACGGCCGGCACTGCACGGACACGCCCTGGCAGGGCGGATGGATCGTGCGCCAGCAAGAGACCATCCTCGGGGTCGACGATGCCCTGCCGGCCCTGCTGCGCAGCGCCGCCCGCGATGGCCGGCCGTCCGTCACGTTCCAGGGCACCGGCATGACCCCAAACAACACCACC
This window harbors:
- a CDS encoding GspH/FimT family pseudopilin, whose product is MPAGRQRAYTLFEITLVIGILALLAAIAVPSMVDAVGGARLRVATQDLADTLNGARAAAIARQAPVTVCPSRDGRHCTDTPWQGGWIVRQQETILGVDDALPALLRSAARDGRPSVTFQGTGMTPNNTTVTLCVRKRPASALSVVVNRGGRVRIEPAQRDLGEACARRPAR